In Micrococcus luteus NCTC 2665, a single window of DNA contains:
- a CDS encoding metal-dependent transcriptional regulator, producing the protein MTDLIDTTEMYLRTILELEEEGIPPLRARIVERLEHSGPTVSQTVARMERDGLVHVGTDRRLELTVAGRERAVSVLRKHRLAERLLADVIGLEWELVHEEACRWEHVMSDQVERRLLTLLENPTETPYGTPIPPRPEQASAEDWSRDMGLAGTRLSEEAATAGRFRVRGLAEGVQTDPELLAQLARAGVTPGRVVRAEAARDAGYIRVEGEAEDGAAADGGALELAATTAAHVWVERLDG; encoded by the coding sequence ATGACGGATCTGATCGACACCACCGAGATGTACCTGCGCACGATCCTCGAGCTCGAGGAGGAGGGCATCCCCCCGCTGCGCGCCCGCATCGTCGAGCGACTGGAGCACTCCGGACCCACCGTCTCCCAGACCGTGGCCCGCATGGAGCGGGACGGGCTGGTGCACGTGGGCACGGACCGTCGGCTGGAGCTGACCGTGGCGGGCCGTGAGCGGGCCGTGTCCGTGCTGCGCAAGCACCGCCTGGCCGAGCGCCTGCTCGCGGACGTGATCGGCCTCGAGTGGGAACTCGTCCACGAGGAGGCCTGCCGCTGGGAGCACGTGATGAGCGACCAGGTGGAGCGCCGCCTGCTCACGCTGCTGGAGAACCCCACCGAGACCCCCTACGGCACCCCGATCCCGCCCCGGCCCGAGCAGGCCTCCGCCGAGGACTGGAGCCGCGACATGGGCCTGGCGGGCACCCGGCTCTCCGAGGAGGCCGCCACCGCCGGCCGGTTCCGCGTCCGCGGGCTGGCCGAGGGCGTGCAGACCGATCCCGAGCTGCTGGCCCAGCTGGCCCGCGCCGGCGTGACCCCTGGCCGCGTGGTGCGTGCCGAGGCCGCCCGCGACGCCGGGTACATCCGGGTCGAGGGCGAGGCGGAGGACGGCGCGGCCGCGGACGGCGGGGCCCTCGAGCTGGCCGCGACCACGGCCGCGCACGTGTGGGTCGAGCGCCTCGACGGCTGA
- a CDS encoding HNH endonuclease, whose protein sequence is MRTLVLNAGYEPLSVVSDRRALLLVATGKASVLEDAGDPMRSPTRAWGRPLVILLHQYIRVPHTDATPVSRKGVLRRDGHRCAYCGAPATTVDHVRPRSRGGENTWENLVACCLRCNGAKADRSLEALGWRLRVEPVRPRGAQWRIRELERPAEAWRGYLRLAA, encoded by the coding sequence ATGCGCACACTCGTCCTCAACGCCGGCTATGAACCCCTCTCGGTCGTCTCCGACCGCCGGGCACTGCTGCTCGTGGCCACCGGCAAGGCGAGCGTGCTCGAGGACGCCGGGGACCCGATGCGCAGTCCCACCCGCGCGTGGGGTCGGCCCCTCGTGATCCTGCTGCACCAGTACATCCGGGTGCCCCACACGGATGCGACCCCGGTCTCCCGCAAGGGCGTGCTGCGCCGGGACGGACACCGCTGCGCCTACTGCGGCGCCCCCGCCACCACCGTGGACCACGTGCGGCCGCGCTCGCGGGGCGGTGAGAACACGTGGGAGAACCTCGTGGCCTGCTGCCTGCGCTGCAACGGGGCGAAGGCGGACCGCTCGCTCGAGGCCCTGGGCTGGCGGCTGCGGGTGGAGCCGGTGCGCCCGCGCGGGGCCCAGTGGCGGATCCGCGAGCTGGAGCGGCCCGCCGAGGCGTGGCGGGGCTACCTGCGCCTGGCGGCCTGA